A genomic segment from Sorangium aterium encodes:
- a CDS encoding type I polyketide synthase, producing MHPSSSRIPSIAVVGVSAIFPGSLDAHGFWRDILSGTDLITEVPSTHWLVEDYYDPDPSAPDKTYAKRGAFLKNVPFDPLEWGVPPSIVPATDTTQLLALIVAKRVLEDAAQGQFEAMNRERMSVILGVTSAQELLASMVSRIQRPVWAKALRDLGYPEDEVKRACDKIAGNYVPWQESSFPGLLGNVVAGRIANRLDLGGTNCVTDAACASSLSAMSMAINELALGQSDLVIAGGCDTMNDAFMYMCFSKTPALSKSGDCRPFSDKADGTLLGEGIAMVALKRLDDAERDGDRVYAVIRGIGSSSDGRSKSVYAPVPEGQAKAIRRTYAAAGYGPETVELMEAHGTGTKAGDAAEFEGLRAMFDASGRADRQWCALGSVKSQIGHTKAAAGAAGLFKAIMALHHKVLPPTIKVDKPNPKLDIEKTAFYLNTQARPWIRPGDHPRRASVSSFGFGGSNFHVALEEYTGPAPKAWRVRALPAELFLLSADTPAALADRARALAKEAEVPEILRFLARESVLSFDASRPARLGLCAADEADLRKKLEQVAAHLEARPEQALSAPLVHCASGEAPGRVAFLFPGQGSQYVGMGADALMTFDPARAAWDAAAGVAIADAPLHEVVFPRPVFSDEDRAAQEARLRETRWAQPAIGATSLSHLALLAALGVRAEAFAGHSFGEITALHAAGALSAADLLRVARRRGELMGAASSERGAMIAVPRGIDEVRALGLGGVVIANHNGPKQVVLSGSVAAIEAAEERLKGVGIQARRLDVAAAFHSPLVAEASAPLREFLAGIAVEAPAAPVYSNAEIEPYAGGGDAARDRLARQLAEPVRFVEEIERMYADGVRTFVEVGPGSVLTNLVGDILSGRPHRAVALDRKGKHGVTSLLEAVARLAVAGVPLDARVLWEGFAAPSDPRALPKPKLALQINGSNYGKPYPPQGGAKALPAASPPRAAQKPAPEAARAVASAPRPVASASQAVVSASRPAVSASQPAVSASQAAVSASAPVVSASAPVVSASQAAVSASRLAVSASQPAVSASQPVVSASAPALASASAPVVSASRPAVSASQPVVSASAPALASASAPVVSAPRPAVSSSTPVVSASRPTASASWLAAYQEAQRATAEAHSVYQRTMAESHIAFLQAAEASFAGLAALATGAPYPVAPTTVSEVRPAPVLLAPVHVGPVSEASVRLSAAPTARSGEGRSNVALDGPNGAGRELHTAVALPAQAAPAVEAKVAVAAPAATARAATAAPAAAVKAAAAAPAVAVSTAVTAPAAAVATQAAVAAAPRVDIERLVLDVVADKTGYPVSMLGLQMELESDLGIDSIKRVEILSSVRDRTPGLAEVDASALAQLRTLGQVVDYLRASLPAAGPAASASPAVAASTAKVSSVAAPAVASSAAPGAAEVERVVMAVVAETTGYPAEMLGLQMELESDLGIDSIKRVEILSAVRDRTPGLSEVDASALAQLRTLGQVVDHLRASLPAAGPAASASPAAVAPAAKASSVTVPAVASSAAPGAAEVERVVMAVVAETTGYPAEMLGLQMELESDLGIDSIKRVEILSAVRDRTPGLSEVDASALAQLRTLGQVVDHLRASLPAASASPAVAASAAKASAVAAPAAASVAAPGAAEVERVVMAVVAETTGYPAEMLGLQMELESDLGIDSIKRVEILSAVRDRTPGLSEVDASALAQLRTLGQVVDHLRASLPAASASPAVVAPAAATVPAIAAPAAASASAPAAAEVERVVMAVVAETTGYPAEMLGLQMELESDLGIDSIKRVEILSAVRDRTPGLAEVDASALAQLRTLGQVVDHLRASLGSAAVTAGAAPAEPAEEPASAPLGRWTLVEEPAPAAGLAMPGLFDAGTIVVTGHDAIGPALVAALAARGIAAEHAPAVPRGARGAVFLGGLRELATADEALAVHREAFLAAQAIAAKPALFVTVQDTGGDFGIAGSDRAWVGGLPGLVKTAALEWAEASCRAIDLERGGRPAGELAEAIASELLSGGVELEIGLRADGLRTAPRSVRQDAQPGPLPLGPSDVVVASGGARGVTAATLIALARASRARFALLGRTALEDEPAACRGADGEAALKAALVKAATSEGQRVTPAEIGRSVAKILANREVRATLDAIRAAGGEALYVPADVNDARAVAAALDGVRRALGPVTAIVHGAGVLADKLVAEKTVEQFERVFSTKVDGLRALLGATAGDPLKAIVLFSSIAARGGNKGQCDYAMANEVLNKVAAAEAARRPGCRVKSLGWGPWQGGMVNAALEAHFAQLGVPLIPLAAGAKMLLDELCDASGDRGDRGARGQGGAPPGAVELVLGAEPKALAAQGHGGRVALAVRADRATHPYLGDHAINGVPVVPVVIALEWFARAARACRPDLVVTELRDVRVLRGIKLAAYETGGEVFRVDCREVSNGHGAVLAAELRGPQGALHYAATIQMQQPEGRVAPKGPAAPELGPWPSGGELYDGRTLFHGRDFQVIRRLDGVSREGIAGTVVGLREAGWVAQPWKTDPAALDGGLQLATLWTQHVLGGAALPMSVGALHTFAEGPSDGPLRAVVRGQIVARDRTKADIAFVDDRGSLVAELRDVQYVLRPDTARGQA from the coding sequence ATGCACCCTTCGTCTTCGCGTATCCCGTCCATCGCCGTCGTCGGCGTGAGCGCCATCTTCCCCGGCTCGCTGGACGCGCACGGCTTCTGGCGTGACATCCTGTCCGGGACAGACCTCATCACGGAGGTCCCGAGCACCCACTGGCTGGTCGAGGACTACTATGATCCCGACCCGTCCGCCCCGGACAAGACCTATGCGAAGCGCGGCGCCTTTCTCAAGAACGTGCCGTTCGATCCGCTCGAGTGGGGCGTCCCGCCCTCGATCGTGCCGGCGACGGACACGACGCAGCTGCTCGCGCTGATCGTGGCGAAGCGGGTCCTGGAGGACGCGGCGCAGGGGCAGTTCGAGGCGATGAACCGCGAGCGGATGAGCGTGATCCTCGGCGTCACCTCCGCGCAGGAGCTGCTCGCGTCGATGGTGAGCCGGATCCAGCGGCCGGTGTGGGCGAAGGCGCTCCGCGACCTCGGGTATCCGGAGGACGAGGTGAAGCGCGCCTGCGACAAGATCGCAGGCAACTACGTGCCGTGGCAGGAGTCGAGCTTTCCTGGCCTGCTCGGGAACGTGGTGGCCGGGCGCATCGCGAACCGGCTCGACCTCGGCGGGACGAACTGCGTGACCGACGCGGCGTGCGCGTCGTCGCTGTCGGCGATGTCGATGGCGATCAACGAGCTGGCGCTCGGGCAGTCCGATCTCGTGATCGCGGGCGGCTGCGACACGATGAACGACGCGTTCATGTACATGTGCTTCAGCAAGACGCCCGCGCTGTCCAAGTCGGGCGACTGCCGGCCGTTCTCCGACAAGGCCGACGGCACGCTGCTCGGCGAGGGCATCGCGATGGTGGCGCTCAAGCGGCTCGACGACGCCGAGCGCGACGGGGACCGGGTCTACGCGGTGATCCGCGGGATCGGCTCGTCCTCGGACGGGCGGAGCAAGAGCGTGTACGCGCCGGTGCCGGAAGGGCAGGCGAAGGCGATCCGCCGGACGTACGCCGCCGCGGGGTACGGCCCCGAGACCGTGGAGCTGATGGAGGCGCACGGCACCGGGACGAAGGCCGGCGACGCGGCCGAGTTCGAGGGCCTGCGCGCGATGTTCGACGCGTCGGGGCGCGCTGACCGCCAGTGGTGCGCGCTCGGCAGCGTGAAGTCGCAGATCGGCCACACCAAGGCGGCGGCCGGCGCGGCCGGCCTGTTCAAGGCGATCATGGCGCTGCACCACAAGGTGCTCCCGCCGACCATCAAGGTCGACAAGCCGAACCCCAAGCTCGACATAGAAAAGACCGCTTTCTATCTGAACACCCAGGCGCGGCCGTGGATCCGGCCGGGGGACCACCCGCGGCGGGCGTCGGTGAGCTCGTTCGGCTTCGGCGGCTCGAACTTCCACGTGGCGCTGGAGGAGTACACGGGCCCGGCGCCGAAGGCGTGGCGGGTGCGGGCCTTGCCGGCGGAGCTGTTCCTCCTGTCGGCGGACACGCCGGCGGCGCTCGCGGATCGCGCGCGGGCGCTGGCGAAGGAGGCGGAGGTGCCCGAGATCCTGCGCTTCCTGGCGCGGGAGTCGGTGCTCTCGTTCGACGCGTCGAGGCCGGCGCGGCTCGGGCTGTGCGCGGCGGACGAGGCGGATCTCAGGAAGAAGCTCGAGCAGGTCGCGGCGCACCTCGAGGCGAGGCCGGAGCAGGCGCTCTCGGCGCCGCTCGTGCACTGCGCGAGCGGGGAGGCGCCGGGGCGGGTGGCGTTCCTGTTCCCGGGGCAGGGGAGCCAGTACGTCGGGATGGGCGCGGACGCGCTCATGACGTTCGACCCGGCCCGCGCGGCCTGGGACGCGGCGGCGGGCGTCGCGATCGCGGACGCGCCGCTGCACGAGGTGGTGTTCCCGCGGCCGGTGTTCTCGGACGAGGACCGGGCGGCGCAGGAGGCGCGGCTCCGCGAGACGCGGTGGGCGCAGCCGGCGATCGGCGCGACGAGCCTCTCGCACCTCGCGCTGCTCGCGGCGCTCGGGGTGCGGGCCGAGGCGTTCGCGGGCCACAGCTTCGGCGAGATCACGGCGCTGCACGCGGCCGGGGCGCTGTCCGCGGCGGACCTCCTGCGCGTGGCGCGGCGGCGCGGCGAGCTGATGGGCGCCGCGTCGTCGGAGCGGGGCGCGATGATCGCGGTCCCGCGGGGGATCGACGAGGTGCGGGCGCTGGGCCTCGGCGGCGTGGTGATCGCGAATCACAACGGCCCGAAGCAGGTGGTGCTGTCGGGGTCGGTCGCGGCGATCGAGGCCGCGGAGGAGCGGCTGAAGGGCGTCGGGATCCAGGCGCGGCGCCTCGACGTGGCCGCGGCGTTCCACTCGCCGCTCGTGGCGGAGGCGAGCGCGCCGCTCCGCGAGTTCCTGGCGGGCATCGCGGTCGAGGCGCCGGCGGCGCCCGTGTACAGCAACGCGGAGATCGAGCCGTACGCGGGCGGCGGCGACGCGGCGCGCGACCGGCTGGCGCGGCAGCTCGCGGAGCCGGTGCGGTTCGTGGAGGAGATCGAGCGGATGTACGCGGACGGCGTGCGCACGTTCGTCGAGGTCGGGCCGGGCTCGGTGCTGACGAACCTGGTCGGCGACATCCTGAGCGGTCGGCCGCACCGGGCGGTGGCGCTCGACCGCAAGGGCAAGCACGGCGTGACGAGCCTGCTCGAGGCGGTGGCGCGGCTCGCCGTGGCCGGGGTGCCGCTGGACGCGCGGGTCCTCTGGGAAGGCTTCGCGGCGCCGAGCGATCCGCGGGCGCTGCCGAAGCCGAAGCTGGCGCTGCAGATCAACGGGAGCAACTACGGCAAGCCGTATCCGCCGCAGGGGGGCGCGAAGGCGCTGCCGGCGGCGAGCCCGCCGCGGGCGGCGCAGAAGCCGGCGCCGGAGGCGGCGCGGGCGGTGGCGAGCGCGCCGCGGCCGGTGGCGAGCGCGTCGCAGGCGGTGGTGAGCGCGTCGCGGCCGGCAGTGAGCGCGTCGCAGCCGGCGGTGAGCGCGTCGCAGGCGGCAGTGAGCGCGTCGGCGCCGGTGGTGAGCGCGTCGGCGCCGGTGGTGAGCGCGTCGCAGGCGGCAGTGAGCGCGTCGCGGCTGGCAGTGAGCGCGTCGCAGCCGGCAGTGAGCGCGTCGCAGCCGGTGGTGAGCGCGTCCGCGCCTGCGCTGGCGAGCGCGTCGGCGCCGGTGGTGAGCGCGTCGCGGCCGGCAGTGAGCGCGTCGCAGCCGGTGGTGAGCGCGTCCGCGCCTGCGCTGGCGAGCGCGTCGGCGCCTGTGGTGAGCGCGCCGCGGCCGGCAGTGAGCTCGTCGACGCCCGTGGTGAGCGCGTCGCGGCCGACGGCGAGCGCGTCGTGGCTGGCCGCGTACCAGGAGGCGCAGCGCGCGACGGCGGAAGCCCACAGCGTGTACCAGCGCACGATGGCCGAGAGCCACATCGCCTTCCTTCAGGCCGCCGAGGCGTCCTTCGCGGGGCTTGCCGCGCTGGCGACCGGCGCTCCGTACCCCGTCGCTCCAACGACGGTGTCCGAGGTACGGCCTGCTCCGGTTCTCCTCGCTCCGGTGCATGTGGGGCCTGTCTCGGAGGCGTCCGTACGGCTTTCGGCGGCGCCGACCGCGCGCTCCGGCGAGGGCAGGAGCAACGTGGCCCTGGACGGCCCGAACGGCGCGGGCCGGGAGCTCCACACGGCTGTCGCGCTGCCGGCGCAGGCGGCGCCTGCCGTGGAAGCGAAGGTGGCCGTTGCAGCGCCCGCCGCGACAGCAAGAGCGGCCACCGCGGCGCCTGCTGCGGCTGTGAAGGCGGCGGCCGCTGCGCCCGCGGTGGCAGTGTCCACGGCCGTCACCGCGCCTGCGGCCGCCGTGGCGACGCAGGCGGCGGTCGCCGCTGCGCCGCGCGTCGATATCGAGCGCTTGGTCCTCGACGTTGTCGCGGACAAGACGGGGTACCCCGTCTCCATGCTCGGGCTGCAGATGGAGCTGGAGAGCGATCTCGGCATCGACAGCATCAAGCGGGTGGAGATCCTGTCCTCGGTCCGTGACCGCACGCCCGGGCTCGCGGAGGTCGACGCCTCGGCGCTGGCGCAGCTGCGCACGCTGGGGCAGGTCGTCGACTATCTCCGCGCCTCGCTGCCGGCCGCCGGGCCGGCCGCCAGCGCGAGTCCGGCTGTCGCTGCGTCTACGGCGAAGGTGTCTTCCGTCGCGGCGCCTGCCGTCGCTTCCAGCGCGGCGCCAGGCGCGGCCGAGGTGGAGCGTGTGGTGATGGCGGTCGTCGCGGAGACGACGGGCTACCCGGCGGAGATGCTCGGGCTGCAGATGGAGCTGGAGAGCGATCTCGGCATCGACAGCATCAAGCGGGTGGAGATCCTGTCGGCGGTCCGTGACCGGACGCCCGGGCTGTCGGAGGTCGACGCGTCGGCGCTGGCGCAGCTGCGCACGCTGGGGCAGGTCGTCGATCACCTCCGCGCTTCGCTGCCGGCCGCCGGGCCGGCAGCGAGCGCCAGTCCGGCTGCCGTCGCGCCCGCCGCGAAGGCGTCTTCCGTCACGGTGCCTGCCGTCGCTTCCAGCGCCGCGCCAGGCGCGGCCGAGGTGGAGCGAGTCGTGATGGCGGTCGTCGCGGAGACGACGGGCTACCCGGCGGAGATGCTGGGGCTGCAGATGGAGCTGGAGAGCGATCTCGGTATCGACAGCATCAAGCGGGTGGAGATCCTGTCGGCGGTCCGCGACCGGACGCCGGGGCTGTCGGAGGTCGACGCGTCGGCGCTGGCGCAGCTGCGCACGCTGGGGCAGGTCGTCGACCACCTCCGCGCTTCGCTGCCGGCCGCCAGCGCCAGTCCGGCTGTCGCCGCGTCCGCCGCGAAGGCGTCTGCCGTCGCGGCGCCTGCCGCCGCTTCCGTCGCGGCGCCAGGCGCGGCCGAGGTGGAGCGGGTGGTGATGGCGGTCGTCGCGGAGACGACGGGCTACCCGGCAGAGATGCTGGGGCTGCAGATGGAGCTGGAGAGCGACCTCGGCATCGACAGCATCAAGCGGGTGGAGATCCTGTCGGCGGTCCGCGACCGGACGCCGGGGCTGTCGGAGGTCGACGCGTCGGCGCTGGCGCAGCTGCGCACGCTGGGGCAGGTCGTCGACCACCTCCGCGCCTCGCTGCCTGCTGCCAGCGCCAGCCCGGCAGTCGTCGCGCCCGCCGCCGCCACGGTGCCTGCCATCGCAGCGCCCGCCGCTGCTTCCGCATCGGCGCCCGCGGCGGCCGAGGTGGAGCGTGTGGTGATGGCGGTCGTCGCGGAGACGACGGGCTACCCGGCGGAGATGCTCGGGCTGCAGATGGAGCTGGAGAGCGACCTCGGCATCGACAGCATCAAGCGGGTGGAGATCCTGTCGGCGGTCCGCGACCGGACGCCCGGCCTCGCGGAGGTCGACGCGTCGGCGCTGGCGCAGCTGCGCACGCTGGGGCAGGTCGTCGACCACCTCCGCGCGAGCCTCGGTTCCGCCGCTGTCACCGCCGGCGCTGCGCCGGCGGAGCCCGCCGAGGAGCCGGCCTCCGCGCCCCTCGGCCGGTGGACGCTCGTCGAGGAGCCGGCGCCCGCGGCCGGCCTCGCGATGCCCGGCCTCTTCGACGCAGGCACCATCGTGGTCACCGGCCACGACGCGATCGGCCCCGCGCTCGTCGCGGCCCTCGCGGCGCGCGGGATCGCCGCCGAGCACGCCCCCGCCGTGCCCCGCGGCGCGCGCGGCGCCGTGTTCCTCGGCGGCCTGCGCGAGCTGGCCACGGCCGACGAGGCGCTCGCCGTCCACCGCGAGGCGTTCCTCGCTGCCCAGGCGATCGCGGCGAAGCCGGCCCTGTTCGTCACGGTCCAGGACACCGGCGGCGACTTCGGTATCGCGGGCTCGGACCGCGCCTGGGTCGGCGGGCTGCCGGGCCTCGTGAAGACCGCGGCGCTGGAGTGGGCCGAGGCGTCCTGCCGCGCGATCGACCTCGAGCGCGGCGGCCGCCCCGCCGGCGAGCTCGCGGAGGCCATCGCCTCGGAGCTCCTGTCCGGCGGCGTCGAGCTCGAGATCGGCCTGCGCGCCGACGGCCTGCGCACCGCGCCGCGAAGCGTCCGGCAGGACGCGCAGCCCGGGCCGCTCCCCCTCGGGCCGTCCGACGTGGTCGTGGCGAGCGGCGGCGCCCGCGGCGTCACCGCGGCGACGCTGATCGCGCTCGCCAGGGCCAGCCGCGCGCGGTTCGCGCTGCTCGGCCGCACCGCGCTCGAGGACGAGCCGGCCGCCTGCCGCGGCGCCGACGGCGAGGCCGCGCTCAAGGCGGCGCTCGTCAAGGCGGCGACCTCCGAGGGCCAGCGGGTGACCCCGGCGGAGATCGGCAGGAGCGTCGCGAAGATCCTCGCGAACCGCGAGGTCCGCGCGACGCTCGACGCGATCCGTGCCGCCGGCGGCGAGGCCCTCTACGTCCCGGCCGACGTGAACGACGCGCGGGCGGTGGCCGCGGCGCTCGACGGCGTGCGCCGCGCCCTCGGCCCCGTCACGGCGATCGTCCACGGCGCGGGCGTGCTCGCCGACAAGCTCGTCGCCGAGAAGACGGTCGAGCAGTTCGAGCGCGTGTTCAGCACGAAGGTCGACGGCCTCCGGGCCCTGCTCGGCGCGACCGCGGGCGACCCGCTCAAGGCGATCGTCCTCTTCAGCTCGATCGCCGCGCGCGGCGGCAACAAGGGGCAGTGCGACTACGCGATGGCGAACGAGGTCCTGAACAAGGTCGCGGCCGCCGAGGCAGCCCGCCGCCCCGGCTGCCGGGTGAAGTCGCTCGGCTGGGGCCCCTGGCAAGGCGGCATGGTGAACGCGGCGCTCGAGGCCCACTTCGCGCAGCTCGGCGTGCCGCTCATCCCGCTCGCCGCGGGCGCGAAGATGCTCCTCGACGAGCTGTGCGACGCGTCGGGCGATCGCGGCGATCGCGGCGCGCGCGGGCAAGGCGGCGCCCCGCCCGGCGCGGTCGAGCTCGTGCTCGGCGCGGAGCCGAAGGCGCTCGCGGCCCAGGGCCACGGCGGCCGGGTCGCGCTCGCCGTCCGCGCGGACCGCGCGACGCACCCCTACCTCGGCGATCACGCCATCAACGGCGTCCCCGTGGTGCCCGTGGTGATCGCGCTCGAGTGGTTCGCTCGCGCCGCGCGCGCGTGCCGGCCGGATCTCGTCGTGACCGAGCTCCGCGACGTGCGGGTCCTGCGCGGGATCAAGCTCGCGGCGTACGAGACCGGCGGCGAGGTGTTCCGCGTCGACTGCCGCGAGGTGAGCAACGGCCACGGCGCCGTGCTCGCGGCGGAGCTGCGCGGGCCGCAGGGGGCGCTGCACTACGCGGCGACCATCCAGATGCAGCAGCCCGAGGGGCGCGTGGCCCCGAAGGGCCCGGCCGCGCCGGAGCTCGGCCCATGGCCCTCCGGCGGCGAGCTGTACGACGGCCGCACGCTCTTCCACGGCCGCGACTTCCAGGTGATCCGGCGGCTCGACGGCGTGAGCCGCGAAGGGATCGCGGGGACGGTCGTGGGCCTCCGCGAGGCCGGCTGGGTGGCCCAGCCGTGGAAGACCGATCCGGCGGCGCTCGACGGCGGGCTGCAGCTCGCGACGTTGTGGACGCAGCACGTGCTCGGCGGCGCCGCGCTCCCGATGTCCGTGGGCGCGCTGCACACCTTCGCCGAGGGGCCGTCCGACGGCCCGCTGCGCGCGGTGGTGCGCGGGCAGATCGTGGCCCGCGATCGCACGAAGGCCGACATCGCGTTCGTCGACGACCGCGGCTCGCTCGTCGCGGAGCTGCGCGACGTGCAGTACGTCCTGCGCCCCGACACGGCGCGCGGGCAGGCGTGA